A genomic region of Raphanus sativus cultivar WK10039 chromosome 6, ASM80110v3, whole genome shotgun sequence contains the following coding sequences:
- the LOC108851532 gene encoding uncharacterized protein LOC108851532 isoform X3: MVDLILRLAGECYPFKNEMFKGGIQASSIVRTKPEKQKEKARKRKNDKEVPAESNEGESYDSQLPNHIAKLVGDHMDGILGRLVPMIKESVDHQIKAILGGFNFDGKISAILTSLNNMSALEGMVNATLVDKVANMQNTVIKSLCEHITKASANNPSCDPMISSTSPRIPNVDVNPDTALHRELDDLTARTQPIRYRRWVSSRGLVGRTMHLLRKKRLQWKRKRYMPSSTRSNMGNQLLFSEDPAHLERSIRKDLRSASIDRTALPSTDTHVQPSTDTQTAPSTDTVRRSTSFDTTHRTSINTTPKHGRDCYSDAWR; the protein is encoded by the exons ATGGTTGACTTGATCCTTCGCCTTGCTGGAGAATGTTACCCCTTCAAGAACGAAATGTTCAAGGGCGGGATCCAAGCTTCTAGTATTGTGCGTACCAAACCAGAGAAGCAGAAGGAGAAAGCAAGAAAAAGGAAGAATGACAAGGAAGTACCTGCGGAGTCCAACGAAGGCGAGTCATATGATTCTCAGTTGCCAAACCATATTGCCAAGCTGGTTGGTGATCATATGGATGGGATATTAGGTAGACTAGTGCCAATGATTAAAGAGTCTGTAGATCATCAGATCAAGGCAATCTTGGGTGGTTTCAACTTTGATGGTAAGATCTCGGCGATCCTAACATCCTTGAACAACATGTCAGCCTTAGAGGGTATGGTCAATGCAACTTTAGTGGACAAGGTCGCCAACATGCAAAACACGGTCATCAAGTCCCTATGCGAACACATCACAAAGGCCTCTGCAAACAATCCGTCTTGTGATCCCATGATTTCCTCCACCTCTCCAAGAATCCCAAACGTGGATGTCAATCCTGACACTGCTCTCCATAGGGAGCTGGATGACTTGACGGCACGCACTCAACCGATCAG ATATCGCCGGTGGGTGAGTTCCCGGGGACTGGTGGGCAGGACAATGCATCTCTTACGAAAGAAGCGGTTGCAATGGAAACGCAAGAG gtacatgcccagcagtaccagaagcaacatgggaaatcaactattattctcagaggatcctgcacacttggaacgctcaatccgcaaagacctacgctccgcatcgatcgacagaaccgcattaccgtcgactgatactcacgttcaaccgtcgaccgacactcagacagcaccgtcgactgataccgttcgccgatccacatcgttcgatactactcaccgtacatcgatcAACACTACtccgaagcatggtcgcgattgttattctgACGCATGGCGataa
- the LOC108851532 gene encoding uncharacterized protein LOC108851532 isoform X2, translated as MDDYEFPPRIFAAGHEPNGDRVNSYHIVKQTESIIDALTSDEFKIFKKSSFGKVLSLDEIPTFFGAFGHYVIVRRLKTKKKYEVWFLFGGNPIRFSLREFAIVTGLNCGKLPISPPPKKRKNPLEEKLYWNELFGSLKTCMIETVVDMLKTNKVRDRVKRLKYAALAIVSSVLLPSSHFPKIIPEHVEMIRDLDEFMAYPWGRVSLQVLVSSLFAKDEVALSQESFAVRGYVDEIQMVMIAAVPALKERSTPSETSRLIRLGMRFLPNMQSFVGTPNKWIQSARYMPSSTRSNMGNQLLFSEDPAHLERSIRKDLRSASIDRTALPSTDTHVQPSTDTQTAPSTDTVRRSTSFDTTHRTSINTTPKHGRDCYSDAWR; from the exons ATGGATGATTACGAATTTCCACCAAGAATCTTCGCTGCTGGCCACGAACCCAACGGAGATAGAGTCAACTCCTACCACATAGTCAAGCAGACAGAATCAATCATCGATGCTCTTACCTCCGatgagtttaaaattttcaagaaATCATCATTTGGAAAGGTATTATCGCTAGACGAAATCCCTACCTTCTTTGGAGCTTTTGGTCATTACGTTATTGTTAGGAGATTGAAAACGAAGAAGAAATACGAGGTCTGGTTTTTGTTTGGGGGAAATCCAATCAGATTCTCGCTAAGAGAATTTGCTATCGTTACTGGTCTCAATTGCGGCAAACTCCCAATCTCACCACCAcccaagaaaaggaaaaaccCTCTGGAAGAGAAACTCTATTGGAACGAGTTGTTCGGGTCCCTTAAGACATGCATGATTGAGACTGTTGTTGATATGCTGAAGACTAACAAAGTGAGAGACAGGGTTAAGAGGCTTAAGTATGCCGCTTTGGCTATTGTATCTTCTGTTCTCCTGCCATCCTCACACTTCCCGAAGATCATTCCCGAACACGTTGAGATGATTCGTGACCTAGACGAATTTATGGCCTACCCATGGGGTAGAGTTTCTTTACAAGTGCTGGTGTCTTCGTTGTTTGCCAAAGATGAAGTCGCTCTGTCTCAGGAGTCATTCGCTGTTAGGGGTTATGTGGACGAGATACAGATGGTCATGATTGCCGCGGTACCAGCTCTGAAAGAAAGAAGTACTCCTTCCGAAACATCTAGGCTGATACGGCTAGGCATGAGGTTCCTCCCAAATATGCAGTCATTCGTGGGCACGCCAAACAAATGGATTCAGAGTGCGAG gtacatgcccagcagtaccagaagcaacatgggaaatcaactattattctcagaggatcctgcacacttggaacgctcaatccgcaaagacctacgctccgcatcgatcgacagaaccgcattaccgtcgactgatactcacgttcaaccgtcgaccgacactcagacagcaccgtcgactgataccgttcgccgatccacatcgttcgatactactcaccgtacatcgatcAACACTACtccgaagcatggtcgcgattgttattctgACGCATGGCGataa
- the LOC108851532 gene encoding uncharacterized protein LOC108851532 isoform X4, producing MVDLILRLAGECYPFKNEMFKGGIQASSIVRTKPEKQKEKARKRKNDKEVPAESNEGESYDSQLPNHIAKLVGDHMDGILGRLVPMIKESVDHQIKAILGGFNFDGKISAILTSLNNMSALEGMVNATLVDKVANMQNTVIKSLCEHITKASANNPSCDPMISSTSPRIPNVDVNPDTALHRELDDLTARTQPIRYMPSSTRSNMGNQLLFSEDPAHLERSIRKDLRSASIDRTALPSTDTHVQPSTDTQTAPSTDTVRRSTSFDTTHRTSINTTPKHGRDCYSDAWR from the exons ATGGTTGACTTGATCCTTCGCCTTGCTGGAGAATGTTACCCCTTCAAGAACGAAATGTTCAAGGGCGGGATCCAAGCTTCTAGTATTGTGCGTACCAAACCAGAGAAGCAGAAGGAGAAAGCAAGAAAAAGGAAGAATGACAAGGAAGTACCTGCGGAGTCCAACGAAGGCGAGTCATATGATTCTCAGTTGCCAAACCATATTGCCAAGCTGGTTGGTGATCATATGGATGGGATATTAGGTAGACTAGTGCCAATGATTAAAGAGTCTGTAGATCATCAGATCAAGGCAATCTTGGGTGGTTTCAACTTTGATGGTAAGATCTCGGCGATCCTAACATCCTTGAACAACATGTCAGCCTTAGAGGGTATGGTCAATGCAACTTTAGTGGACAAGGTCGCCAACATGCAAAACACGGTCATCAAGTCCCTATGCGAACACATCACAAAGGCCTCTGCAAACAATCCGTCTTGTGATCCCATGATTTCCTCCACCTCTCCAAGAATCCCAAACGTGGATGTCAATCCTGACACTGCTCTCCATAGGGAGCTGGATGACTTGACGGCACGCACTCAACCGATCAG gtacatgcccagcagtaccagaagcaacatgggaaatcaactattattctcagaggatcctgcacacttggaacgctcaatccgcaaagacctacgctccgcatcgatcgacagaaccgcattaccgtcgactgatactcacgttcaaccgtcgaccgacactcagacagcaccgtcgactgataccgttcgccgatccacatcgttcgatactactcaccgtacatcgatcAACACTACtccgaagcatggtcgcgattgttattctgACGCATGGCGataa
- the LOC108851532 gene encoding uncharacterized protein LOC108851532 isoform X1, with translation MFFRETRETENDIRRRFDNVREDMRKMITLKKKSDPGKFAIPCVVQGIEFSHALCDTGSSVSILPKIMADHLGLQVEPSPEIFTFVDYTQKNSRGLIRDLEVHIGNAIVSVDFHVLDIKLNWNSSLLLGRAFMATVGVICDINTNMMCLTLIDPDIHYDPVKLGKPSAKSVVKEDDPGIIAVCHCEVEYETEYSGSIDSSLTSSIDTSKSEEIDNKHRSSIDRDPPDDEFDLPDHCYPNFAIPLSRKVDDYSVRSWADSGFHESFAVDIATSSHSGDHGEEHDTDYWEERAWENYLENDRFANRFPQSIDIKRPPSIDYLLHPAKRHRPLIDIASITSIDINPDDLKDKIGISPIRATHGYKRLTTTETKIQNFPPSTQQLPAFSNLSMEDCNTMNNRSNHAARHAPSIATTTSPSIDAFNRAQSRFHDPYDIRNVSLTPDEFGIFRDTDGYARAMDGRVLHITREDIADILQVANGPENLFTQQRGHPDILAHVQDNHHVTPREDTVPKSFGQPRSSPSIDIVSSPSIDGGYPGSIDIPRVGSPDRRLEFGRRAFNTDGSRRFKWEAKDEYGVYRDEFGYARGVDGEIIHVTKEQIRRILERASLFHKGCLRLPVHTHALTMHTDHH, from the coding sequence atgttcttcagagaaacaagggagactgaaaatgacattagaagaaggtttgacaatgtcagagaagatatgaggaaaatgattactttgaagaagaagagtgatcctgggaagtttgcaataccctgtgtagtacaagggattgaattttctcatgcactatgtgacactggttcatcagtcagcatcttaccaaagatcatggcagaccatcttggcctgcaagtagagccttcaccagagatctttacatttgtggattacacgCAGAAAAACTCtagaggcttgatcagagacctggaagtacatattggtaatgctatcgtctctgtggattttcatgtcctagacatcaagctaaattggaactcttccctcttacttggaagagcatttatggctacagtaggagtcATATGTGACATTAACACCAACATGATGTGCTTGACtctgatagatccagatatccactacgaccctgtcaagcttggcaaaccatcagccaaatcagtggtaaaagaagatgatcctggtatcattgcagtttgtcattgtgaagtcgagtacgagacagagtactcgggatcgatcgacagcagcttaacttcatcgatcgacaccagtaagtcagaggagatcgacaacaaacatagatcatcgatcgacagagacccaccagatgatgaattcgatctaccagatcattgctacccgaatttcgccatcccactcAGCAGAAAGgtagatgattactcagtaaggagttgggcagatagcggatttcatgagagttttgcagtagacatagccacctcttcccacagtggagaccacggTGAAGAACATGATACAGACtactgggaagagagagcttgggaaaattacttggagaatgacagatttgcaaatcgattcccacaatcgatcgacatcaagcgcccaccatcgatcgattatctacttcatccagcaaaacgacatcgtccattgATCGACATagccagtatcacatcgatcgatattaacccggacgacttaaaggacaaaatcggaatttcaccgattagggcaacacatgggtataaaaggttgacaactacagagacaaaaattcaaaactttccaccgtctacccagcagcttccagcattcagcaacttatcaatggaggactgcaacaccatgaacaatcgatccaaccatgcagctagacatgcaccatcgatcgccaccaccacatcaccatcgatcgacgccttcaacagagctcaatctcgatttcatgacccttatgatatcaggaacgtttcactaacacctgatgaatttggaattttcagggacacagatggctatgcaagagcaatggatggaagagttctgcacataaccagagaagacatagcagacatcctccaagttgctaatggaccagaaaacctgttcacacagcaacgtggccatccagacatcctagctcacgtccaggacaaccaccacgtcaccccaagggaggatacagttcctaaAAGTTTCGGTCAacccaggagttcaccatcgatcgacatcgtttcatcaccatcgatcgacggaggatatcccggatcgatcgacataccAAGAGTCGggtcgcccgacagacgattggagtttggacgacgtgccttcaatactgatggatctaggagattcaaatgggaagcaaaggatgaatatggtgtctacagagatgagtttggctatgctagaggagttgatggtgaaatcatccatgttaccaaggagcaaataaggagaattctggagagagcatcactttttcacaaaggttgcttacgccttccagtacacacacacgcccttaccatgcatacagaccaccactag